tgatgatgatgacgacgacgatgtaGATGGTGATGAGTCGGAGGACGTCGATGAAGTGCCGTCTTCAAACATGGAGTAGAGCAGATCTCGCTGGCCACCACCTTTGCAGAAGAGTCTCATCTTCAAGGAAGGCTTGGCAGGTGTTGGTAGCTTGTCATTGTCTGGGACCAAGGGTGACGGAATGTTCTCAGAAAATGAGGATCCACTACCTTCCAATTCGAAAGAGCATGAAGAGGGATTAGAAAAGTAAGAATGATTGATTATGCTTGAAGAAGTGCATTTCCAGGCTTGAGGTCCTCGAGaaatttgaacaaaagaatGCAAGTTGTGTTAAAGCCTGTTTTTAGCTTTGGTAAATACCCCAAATACATAATTTGTCACTATTCCTAAACAGGCTTTAGTGGTGAGGAATGTTTTCTgagcataaaaaataaatgctgGGATAAAAAAAGCCAACCATGGTTTGGTTGGGTTTGGGTTGGGTTCAGGGTTGGCACGTGTTAAACAGtgtgttttaaaacatgttttagaACACATTCAAAAACacccttttttttacaaaacaaggtaagagcaattttgtgtctcgtccacttatgaaaataaccagaaatatcgtgatttgcgagtgCACGCAAGAGAaatatatcgaaacttcattctgaaatgactgggatggaataacacttgtcataagatcCTTGCACGCAAACTttaatattgacctgaaaatgacctttgaccttaccatgtgacctccaaatgcagcataacatgcaggtcacctaagtacatctaccatccaagttttgtttaAAAGTAACTTACttttgcggagttaggtgtcataagagagacttgcatgtaaactttaacgttgacctcaaaatgacctttgacctaaccattTGACCTCCGACAGCAGCATAtgatgcaggtcccctaagtccatctaccatccaagtttggttgaaaagtgacttacggttgcggagttaggtgtcataagagagtcttgcatgtaaactttaacgttgacctgaaaatgacctttgaccttaccatgtgacctccgactgcagcatatgatgcaggtcccctaactccatctaccatccaagtttggttgaaaagcgacttacggttgtggagttatgtgtcattacaagtttgtgacggacggacgacggaccacatttggatccctaagtctcgctttcacctctggtgggcgagacaaaaaacgtgTTTTGAAACACTGCATAGGCTTATGTGTTGTAAATTTGGATGGATGTGATTttagatgaatgttttttttcatacttttattTCTGAAGTGGTTTACTATTTTCTTCTAACTAATTAAAACTCTTTCTCCACAACactccttttctctttcccctttctccattgctttgtcatgttcCTTTCCTCCCTGTTCAATTGTGTACATCAATCcatattcatataatattgactggccttgagggagataccaaatatatttcccaaactagtctcatattgccccgagtcgaagacgagggcaatatgggtctagtgagggaaatatttttggtatttcCCGAAAGTaacgccagtcaatattattattatctgttcAACTCTTTCTGGTacattaaattaacatattgatAGATTATATAACTAAATTGTTCCTTTTTATGATCTCCACAAATAGTGCTGAAAATGTTTCCACAAAGGCTGGTAAAtatgcacctacatgtacatgtatgtctatttACAAGCTTGCAACAACAAACTGTTAATGGCAGTGGCAAGCTGAAAGAAGagctagtcaatatttttattatcatccaaatcagatatctagagcaaaaatcatgataatgtggattttttcttttaaaaatagagttctattgtgtcatgttaatatcagtctaggctctgcactttaccattatgacgtacttacaagcgctcggatccagcgttgtctttattatgacgtatattgttggtgcgcggatacttatgaagcgtatctctttatacgcatccacaaatgcgcTGGGGATTGATGAGCTCGGAAAACGGATATTATGGACCGCTAATTATTGTACGTAGGTGCAGTAGGAAAATTACTCTTTTCGGGGAGGAGGGGTGTACGAATATTATGGTCACTCGTCATTCAGCTGATCGCTGACCGAGCCATTGTGACGTAGTTTATGTTGAGTTAATCAGTTAGACAGACAAAGTACGCGTTTATATCGTGTCTCCAAAATGCCTCATTCAGgtaataataaagaatattcTCATTTCACAAACATATCTGAGTGTTGTGCTCACTTTATGGACAGGGAAAGAAACACTATTTAAAATAAGCTCAAATACATAGTAATACTTGAATGAAATGGAACCGCCGCACATGCATAATGTTTTACAAACCGCCGCCTTCCTGCATAAGGGCCCTTAGCCCGGACTGCATGCCGCCTTCCCGCACAAAAGGCTGTTAGCACGCACACTGTTAAATGCACGCTAACAGCCTTTCTGCAGGAAGGCGACGTGCAGTGTGCGCTTATGGCCTTTGTGCGGGAAAGCAACGATTAATAGATTGTAAAACTGACATCGTACTCTTGAGGTACACACAAAAGCAGGTGAAACTTTGCGCTTtgtaaagatgaagaaaagtaCTTTAAACAATATAAGATAATCAGCTAGCAAACCTTAACCCTGAAAATCCCAGGGGACCTCAATGGCTCCCTCGAAAATTTATATGATAAATCTATGAACATGACAGAGTCACGCCATATCATTCAAGACTATTTTGGGATGCATGCAGGGTACACGGTTATAATATTAcacaagtgcatgtcagaccccgAATTGCTAAAAAAACATGATTCATgtttaaagtcaaaatctgcatcattatttgtactttttgttAATTAAAATCATTGCCAataatttccattcaaaacccccccccaaaaaaaagaagcaaaaaacTTTTtgaactaattttttttcttatataccCTAAATTCCTCAATTGAAAAATTAGGCAGTTCAAAGGGCTTATATTTACAGATTTAATTAAAAGTGGcataattgattcaaatcaaaatgaaataaagcatttcttgattttatgaaattatgctTTGAAACACCATAGATTGCAGTATGTCATTTTCTTCCATTGTGCAAACTCttttcaaccccccccctccccaagacccaaaataccccggaggcccagactacatgtatatgtacatgtatgaggaaTACGGTAAACTAATAAAATGTAAACTTTAGTGTGGTTTGTTTTTGGCAttcaatttccatgatttattaattttttcgGGAAATATGACCTTTTCTGTTGGAAATTCAGTAACAAAAATTGTAGCCTTCTCTTACTTACtccaaaaatgtatttataacaTCAAGATCTTAAATCAGACTgtataatttaatttatttatgaaaaattgcatcatttgttggaaaaaaaatgttaaaaaattatctaaaacgttttaaaacaataaaaaccgttgttgtttttttttaataaaaacgtTTTCTATTACAACCCTGGTTGGATTGGGTTGGTTGATTggtataaatgaatgaatgaatgcatgaatgaatgagtgaatggatgagtgaatgaatggatgaataatCAAGTGAATGAATTTAATAAttagtgaatgaatgaaagaagtACCTTGAGAAGTGAGCTGTCTTTCACTGAGGATGTTCTTCTCCTTGTGAAGAAACCCTGGGAGGTTGCCGGGGTTGAAAGCGCAGGATTTGCGATGCAGGGAGATTGTATCCAGCTTGCCCAAGTACTCACAGCCCTTCCGACGAAAGGGGCATGCCACAGTGTGATCCCCGATCACATTGGCGACAATAAAGTCATAATGCAAGTCGGAACGTTTCAAGGGACGTCTGCAAAAAAGATTGACAAGAattgacataataataatgacaataattgtGATATCTTGTTAAGCGCACACCGTCCAGAGACACTCATGGTGGTAGCCCAGCAACagataaacaacaacaaatataaacaaataaaaaagagatcTTAACAAATACAACTGAGtacataatttgaaataaaaagagtttTGTATCATCCACCTAGCTAGATCCTGGTGAGGGCTGGTGCCCTCCTACCTGCTGCTctgacaatttaaggggcaagcccggtCAGCTCAGAACTCACTGGAGCTCTAGCATATAAGGGCACCAGCTCCCATAGGAAGCTAGTCAGACTAGTGAGTGATGAGAAAACAAGATTTAGAGTgtactttacatgtatacaaaactaATTACTTTAAAACAGGTTGAAGAAATAGGTCTTAAGATGCACTTTTAAAGTGCATCTTAACAACATAGCGGGCTGACCTCATTGATGACAGAAATCACTCTAgggtctttttatcaaagtggagccAGAGCAGGGATTATATCAAGCAGAATGggtttattttaaatgaaaaatataagttCATAATTTGAGTATATGAAGAGATGATGTGTGACTATTCAAAGGAACAAAAAAATGGGCACTTCAAAGTATTTTGCAGGAAATAACATATAGGAATTTGGAGAAAAAGGCCGGTTTGGTTAATAAGAAATCCCTTACCTATCTTCAGGGCAGTTCTTCTTGTGCTTCAACCAGGTGAAAATACACTGAAACAGAACATTTGCGTAAAATGTTAAAGTGTAAATAGTAGAAAGAGGAGTACCATATTTGTAATTTAAGACTTGTAATGGACAATATCATAATGAATTAACACAAGTGGTGGTGGTAGTTTCAATTAGACACCATAGATAGCCAAAACAAATCATTAGGAtaccgataattttttttttaaaggtcaagtacacctcagaaaaatgttgatttgaatcaatagagaaaaatcagatgagcacaatgctgaaaatttcatcaaaatcggatgtaaaataagaaagttttgacatttcaaagtatcgcttatttttaacaaaatagttatatgaacaagccagttacatccaaatgagagagtcgatgatgtcactcactcactatttcttttgtattttattatttgatttatacaatatttcaatttttacgaatttgatgattaggacctccttgcctgaagcacaataTGTTAAAATACTGGAATTCCACgggttcagggaggaatgaaacttaatttcacatgacaattaaatgacgagaaaatcaaaatatttgatatttcatttaataaaatacaaaagaaatagtgagtgagggatgtcatcagttccctcatttgcataccgaccgagatgtgcatacatgtataactgttttgtgaaatgaagcgactttaaaatgccataactttctcattttacatccgattttgatgaaattttcagtgctatgcttgttgaatttttctctttttattcaagtcaagtttttgttggggtggacttgtcctttaagatgcattttcatagtttcatttaaagagaaataccagttgtggtacaATCTCATAATGAGTTTGAtaagaatccaataaaattcagatatttttattgtccAGTTGTAATCGGGTACAAATGGAAATTCAATTTGTTCACATAAAATGTCTTGGAATGTCATATGATACATATATACACAAAGATTACATGATATGTAAACATTTTACAAATCAGCAAACAAAGATAAGAGAAATTAAGATAAAGGCAGGAAGGGGGTAATATGATATTAAGTATGGCTATTTAATGCACAGATTGAAATGGGTTACAAGGACTTTCTAATCAAAACAACTGGCTAACAATATTGGTTTTTATGAAAATGGTCATTTGGTTTCATGACCAAATAAGTGTTTGTACAATGAataatatgtgccaaatggctctgaaagaaaatgtgtaattgctgagaaattagcaaaatatacATGGAAATCgatggaattccatcaaatatcttgtatttttccaagcaaaaGTAACACCCATAACCACTTATGCTTTTCTGTCTTAAGACAAAAATATACACAGATAAAGTCTGCCCTGATATAATAAGTACATTTAACTTAATTTTCATGGAACCAAATTAAAAGGAACACAATTTATAAAAACCATTGTTAGCCAGACATTTTGATTAGAAAGTCTTTGTAACACATTTGAATTCCTGTGTGTGCATAACTGTATAttgattaacaaaaaaatatataatcaatCCAAATCTAAATGATTAATGGTTGAGATCAAAAGAACAAATTCGACATAAAGTCCTTATACTTACTCCATTTGGACCACATTTTGAAACATGCTATGCATGTATTTTACCATCAAATGGTATCAAGGTTAAAGATAAAATGCAGATTGTGGAAACAATTTCGAAATGAGTTtgttcagaataaaaaaaagaccaccaaaagtatctttatgtataaatataaaaaaaattgtgccaaaggattttggaagaTATTGTAgatttgctgagaaattagcaaaataaacaGAGAATCCCATCATATTGTCGGGTCTTTtctcaaacaataataatgcactgtcccacgtgtgcttatctgtgttggtgatcttcagtgttaTGTTACCGTACCATAGCTGGATCATGACATCAGTTTATACTGcaactattttcatttatctgtAAATGAAAATTTACTTCATCAGATTTTTGGCCTACTGTaggtaaaatgaatgaaagactTTGAACATGCATGGGAAACAGAAATTTGAGAACAGTTGTACGAGCaataaagttatgagcatttgaatactaATGCTCAGAAGATCCTCACATCGGCAATACAAACTATTTTTGTGATATCAGAACAGGAGAAACTCTCCTCTTTGTTCATGAAAGAAATATACCCTAAACCATGTATTTTAGCATAAATAAGATAGGTCCTTGTCATCTGGATTAGttgtttgatattgataataGTTATTTTACAATATCATCATTCGTGCAAG
This genomic window from Lytechinus variegatus isolate NC3 chromosome 10, Lvar_3.0, whole genome shotgun sequence contains:
- the LOC121422769 gene encoding ligand of Numb protein X 2-like isoform X2, with product MSRKRKFPTQDIEDQENKRYFLDPEAVSRHLYCSICQEVFTEPQRAPCGHSFCKECIFTWLKHKKNCPEDRRPLKRSDLHYDFIVANVIGDHTVACPFRRKGCEYLGKLDTISLHRKSCAFNPGNLPGFLHKEKNILSERQLTSQGSGSSFSENIPSPLVPDNDKLPTPAKPSLKMRLFCKGGGQRDLLYSMFEDGTSSTSSDSSPSTSSSSSSSSTMAAKATVSRTRRKAFDRDIIILDSP
- the LOC121422769 gene encoding E3 ubiquitin-protein ligase LNX-like isoform X1, with amino-acid sequence MSRKRKFPTQDIEDQENKRYFLDPEAVSRHLYCSICQEVFTEPQRAPCGHSFCKECIFTWLKHKKNCPEDRRPLKRSDLHYDFIVANVIGDHTVACPFRRKGCEYLGKLDTISLHRKSCAFNPGNLPGFLHKEKNILSERQLTSQEGSGSSFSENIPSPLVPDNDKLPTPAKPSLKMRLFCKGGGQRDLLYSMFEDGTSSTSSDSSPSTSSSSSSSSTMAAKATVSRTRRKAFDRDIIILDSP